A window of the Cucurbita pepo subsp. pepo cultivar mu-cu-16 chromosome LG01, ASM280686v2, whole genome shotgun sequence genome harbors these coding sequences:
- the LOC111803537 gene encoding phosphatidylinositol 4-phosphate 5-kinase 1 produces MREALASEQSNELVSSTHKKKKSDDDKVEKDSHKSMPHLQMVAVPPVVVVNRSRSQASSRRVTPTTLTINSSVATVGIDSVSGDGTGIVASTAVEKHLPNGDLYIGSCLGSVPHGLGKYLWTDGCMYEGEWKRGKASGKGKFSWPSGATYEGEFKSGRMEGIGTFIGSDGDMYRGSWSADRKHGFGQKCYANGDFYDGTWKRNVQDGNGRYVWKNGIEYVGEWKNGLMSGQGGFIWANGNRYEGQWENGVPKGNGVFSLLDGSSHTSEWNKEMKIQSNGVAENENLTVTLRKRSSVDAARGSSTERNFPRICIWESDGEAGDITCDILDNVEASMLYRDGFKQFRRNPFCVTNDAKKPGQTISKGHKNYELILNLQQGIRYSVGKHASILRDLRPSDFDPKEKFWTRFPPEGSKVTPPHQSVEFRWKDYCPLVFRHLRDLFRVDPADYMLAICGNGTLRELSSPGKSGSFFYLTQDDRFMIKTVKKSEVKVLIRMLPSYYDHVCQYENSLVTKFFGVHCVKPIGGQKTRFIVMGNLFCSEYQIHRRFDLKGSSHGRTTDKPAEEIDETTTLKDLDLNYVFRLQQSRFQEFIKQINRDCEFLEAERIMDYSLLVGLHFRDKNRCDKMGLSPFLLRSGYKDSYQNEKFMRGCRFLEAELQDMDRVLSGQKPLIRLGANMPARAERMARRSDFDQYNPGGTSLLIPSRSGEIYEVVLYFGIIDILQDYDISKKLEHAYKSLQVDSTSISAVDPKLYSKRFRDFIGRIFIEDR; encoded by the exons ATGCGGGAGGCACTGGCGTCTGAACAGTCTAATGAACTTGTTTCTTCTACtcacaagaagaagaaatctgATGATGATAAGGTAGAGAAAGATTCACATAAATCGATGCCGCACTTGCAGATGGTGGCTGTTCCTCCGGTTGTTGTTGTGAATCGTAGTCGATCTCAAGCGAGTTCGAGAAGAGTTACGCCCACTACGTTAACGATTAATTCTTCTGTAGCCACAGTGGGTATTGACTCTGTTTCTGGCGATGGTACTGGAATTGTTGCGTCGACGGCCGTGGAGAAGCACCTTCCGAATGGGGATCTGTACATTGGGAGTTGCTTGGGGAGCGTGCCGCATGGATTGGGTAAGTATTTGTGGACGGATGGGTGTATGTATGAGGGTGAGTGGAAGAGGGGGAAGGCCTCGGGGAAAGGGAAATTTTCTTGGCCTTCTGGAGCCACGTATGAGGGGGAATTCAAGTCTGGTCGGATGGAAGGGATTGGCACTTTTATCGGATCTGACGGCGACATGTATCGTGGGTCATGGAGTGCAGATCGGAAACACGGTTTTGGGCAGAAATGCTACGCCAATGGCGATTTCTATGACGGAACCTGGAAGCGAAACGTTCAGGACGGAAATGGCCGGTATGTATGGAAGAATGGTATTGAGTATGTAGGTGAGTGGAAGAATGGGTTGATGTCCGGCCAAGGGGGTTTTATTTGGGCCAACGGGAATCGGTACGAAGGTCAATGGGAGAACGGAGTTCCGAAAGGGAATGGGGTTTTTAGTTTGCTTGACGGCAGTAGCCATACCAGTGAATGGAACAAGGAAATGAAAATCCAGAGCAACGGGGTTGCTGAGAATGAGAATCTGACGGTAACACTCAGGAAAAGGTCTTCGGTGGACGCTGCGAGAGGCAGCTCGACGGAGAGGAATTTTCCGAGGATTTGTATTTGGGAATCGGACGGCGAAGCCGGTGATATCACTTGTGATATACTCGACAATGTGGAGGCCTCGATGTTGTATCGCGATGGGTTTAAACAGTTTAGGCGAAATCCTTTCTGTGTAACGAACGATGCGAAGAAACCAGGCCAAACGATTTCAAAGGGGCACAAGAATTACGAACTCATACTCAATCTCCAACAGGGTATAAG GTACTCTGTTGGGAAGCACGCTTCAATCCTTCGGGACCTTAGGCCGAGTGATTTCGATCCGAAAGAGAAGTTCTGGACGAGATTTCCACCGGAAGGGTCGAAAGTGACGCCTCCTCATCAATCGGTGGAGTTTCGATGGAAGGATTACTGCCCCTTGGTGTTTCg GCATTTGAGGGACCTGTTTCGAGTTGATCCTGCTGATTACATGCTAGCCATTTGTGGAAATGGCACCCTTAGAGAGCTCTCTTCTCCAGGAAAGAGTGGAAGTTTCTTCTACTTAACCCAGGATGATAGGTTTATGATTAAGACGGTGAAGAAATCTGAAGTTAAG GTTCTCATTAGGATGTTGCCGAGTTATTACGATCATGTATGTCAGTATGAGAATTCTCTCGTGACGAAATTCTTCGGCGTGCACTGTGTAAAACCAATTGGTGGGCAGAAG ACAAGGTTTATTGTGATGGGCAACTTGTTCTGCTCTGAGTACCAAATTCATCGACGTTTTGATCTAAAGGGATCCTCCCATGGTCGAACAACTGATAAGCCTGCTGAAGAAATTGATGAAACGACTACACTTAAGGATCTTGATCTTAATTATGTGTTTCGCCTTCAGCAAAGTCGGTTCCAGGAATTTATCAA GCAAATTAACCGAGACTGTGAGTTCTTGGAAGCTGAGAGAATTATGGATTACAGTCTTCTGGTTGGTCTTCATTTTCGGGACAAAAATAGATGCGACAAAATGGGGTTATCACCATTTCTATTGCGATCTG GTTATAAAGATTCTTATCAGAATGAGAAGTTTATGCGTGGCTGTCGCTTTCTTGAAGCAGAGCTGCAGGACATGGATCGAGTTTTATCTGGCCA GAAACCTTTAATTAGGTTAGGAGCCAACATGCCAGCACGAGCAGAGCGAATGGCAAGAAGAAGCGACTTCGATCAGTATAACCCTGGCGGGACGAGCCTCTTGATCCCATCAAGGAGTGGTGAAATCTATGAAGTTGTCCTATATTTTGGGATCATTGACATCCTACAGGACTACGACATCAGCAAGAAATTGGAACACGCATACAAATCCTTACAAGTCGATTCCACCTCTATATCAGCAGTTGATCCAAAACTCTACTCGAAAAGATTCCGCGACTTTATAGGGAGAATTTTCATTGAAGACAGGTGA